In a genomic window of Pedobacter sp. KBS0701:
- the rsmD gene encoding 16S rRNA (guanine(966)-N(2))-methyltransferase RsmD gives MRIIGGKLKGIRLQPPANLPVRPTTDMAKEALFNILNNKYDFEACSVLDLFCGTGNLTFEFASRGAESILAVDMDYGCVNWVKNTAKQHQFDQVDVRKGDVFKLLKQMTGAYDLIFADPPYNMPNIPQIPVMVKEQQLLKPDGLLIVEHQSNMKLNSQPGYTETRKYGNSSFSFFEL, from the coding sequence ATGCGAATAATCGGTGGCAAATTAAAGGGTATCCGTTTGCAGCCCCCTGCAAATTTACCGGTACGTCCTACTACGGATATGGCCAAAGAAGCGCTGTTTAACATCCTAAACAATAAATACGATTTCGAAGCCTGTTCCGTACTCGATTTATTCTGTGGTACCGGAAACCTGACCTTCGAATTTGCCTCACGTGGAGCAGAAAGTATTTTAGCCGTTGATATGGATTATGGTTGCGTAAACTGGGTTAAAAACACAGCAAAACAACACCAGTTTGATCAAGTTGATGTGCGTAAAGGCGATGTGTTCAAGTTATTAAAACAAATGACTGGTGCTTACGATCTGATCTTTGCCGATCCGCCCTACAATATGCCTAACATTCCACAGATTCCGGTGATGGTAAAAGAGCAACAATTGCTTAAACCCGATGGCTTGTTGATTGTAGAACACCAAAGTAACATGAAACTGAACAGCCAGCCCGGCTACACCGAAACTAGAAAATACGGCAATTCATCGTTCAGCTTTTTTGAGTTATAG
- the coaD gene encoding pantetheine-phosphate adenylyltransferase, translating to MKIALFPGSFDPITIAHVNILQRATPLFDKIVVGIGLNSSKQNFLSAEQRLQILQTVFKGYQNIEIQTYEGLTVDFCRKIDATYMVRGIRSAADFEYERAIAQINQTMMPEVETILLLSKPEYSAISSTIVRDILRNHGDVSPFVPKEALGFL from the coding sequence ATGAAGATAGCACTATTTCCAGGCTCATTTGATCCGATCACCATCGCCCATGTCAATATTCTACAACGTGCTACCCCACTTTTCGATAAAATTGTAGTGGGTATCGGACTAAACAGTTCTAAACAGAATTTCTTAAGTGCAGAGCAGCGTCTTCAGATTTTACAGACTGTTTTTAAGGGCTATCAGAACATCGAAATCCAAACTTATGAAGGTTTAACAGTCGATTTTTGCCGAAAAATTGACGCCACCTATATGGTACGTGGTATCCGTTCAGCTGCTGATTTTGAATATGAACGAGCCATTGCACAGATCAATCAGACCATGATGCCTGAAGTAGAAACCATCCTGCTTTTAAGCAAACCAGAATACTCAGCCATCAGTTCAACCATTGTTCGCGATATTTTGAGAAACCACGGCGATGTGAGCCCATTTGTACCCAAAGAGGCACTTGGTTTTTTATAG
- a CDS encoding sigma factor, with protein sequence MKEAENIFLNLINQHKGIIHRISKMYMKDAEEQRDLFQEIVLQLWKACSDRVR encoded by the coding sequence ATGAAAGAAGCAGAAAACATATTTCTCAACTTGATCAATCAGCATAAAGGCATTATACATAGGATTTCCAAAATGTATATGAAAGATGCCGAAGAACAACGTGATCTGTTTCAGGAAATTGTACTGCAACTATGGAAAGCCTGTTCCGACCGTGTCAGATAG
- a CDS encoding NUDIX domain-containing protein yields the protein MPRNYRIYINDNTLFISDFLPEQKEKIQQLEFQDFNLETFYKKLKNGSRKSYIFLTKNPQETFKKLKKDCTIIKAAGGLVESANGNFLFIFRNKKWDLPKGKLEEGEKMKEAAVREVEEECGIRVFKREEKLCKTYHVYPIGAKMVIKKTNWYKMKVKGEPKLVPQKEEGIDEAVWLDKNHISPVVKNTFPSIMDVLKAGGIL from the coding sequence ATGCCAAGAAATTATAGAATTTATATCAACGATAACACTTTGTTTATCTCAGACTTTTTGCCTGAGCAAAAAGAAAAAATTCAACAGTTAGAATTTCAGGATTTTAATCTGGAAACATTCTATAAAAAATTAAAAAATGGTTCCAGAAAGAGCTATATTTTCTTGACAAAAAATCCTCAGGAAACCTTTAAAAAGTTAAAGAAAGATTGTACCATTATAAAGGCCGCAGGTGGTTTGGTAGAGAGTGCAAACGGTAATTTTCTGTTTATTTTTAGAAATAAAAAATGGGATTTGCCTAAAGGAAAGCTTGAAGAAGGTGAAAAAATGAAGGAAGCAGCTGTTCGTGAGGTAGAAGAAGAGTGTGGAATCAGGGTTTTTAAACGTGAAGAAAAGCTTTGTAAAACCTATCATGTATATCCGATAGGAGCCAAAATGGTGATCAAGAAAACCAATTGGTACAAAATGAAGGTTAAAGGCGAACCTAAATTGGTCCCTCAAAAAGAAGAAGGCATTGATGAAGCGGTTTGGCTGGATAAAAACCACATTTCTCCAGTGGTTAAAAATACATTTCCATCAATTATGGATGTGTTAAAGGCCGGTGGGATTTTGTAG
- a CDS encoding NAD(P)-dependent alcohol dehydrogenase, with translation MIATKGYAAQNAETDLAPWNFERREVGPHDVQFEILFCGVCHSDLHQIKNDWFPGIFPMVPGHEIVGRVVKVGDHVKKFKVGDLAGTGCMVDSCQVCENCKQDLEQYCLEGNTQTYNGLERDGKTPTYGGYSDTIVVREEFVLHVSDKLNLAAVAPLLCAGITTYSPLRHWKVGKGHKLAVLGLGGLGHMAVKFGVAFGAEVTVLSTSPKKEEDAKKLGAHHFVVTTDPEQVKAAKGTFDFILDTVSAEHDFNMYLSLLRTNGTHICVGVPPKPAEIAAFSLLGGRKSLAGSGIGGIAETQEMLDFCAENNIVSDIEMIDMKDIHTAYDRMQKGDVRYRFVIDMATL, from the coding sequence ATGATAGCAACAAAAGGATATGCGGCACAAAATGCCGAAACGGATCTTGCACCCTGGAATTTTGAGCGCCGGGAAGTAGGGCCTCACGATGTTCAGTTCGAAATACTTTTCTGCGGGGTTTGCCACTCAGATCTGCACCAGATTAAAAATGATTGGTTCCCGGGAATATTCCCAATGGTTCCTGGGCACGAAATTGTAGGCAGGGTGGTGAAGGTTGGAGATCACGTGAAGAAATTTAAGGTGGGCGACCTTGCCGGTACAGGTTGTATGGTAGATTCTTGCCAGGTTTGCGAAAACTGTAAGCAAGATTTAGAACAATATTGTTTAGAAGGAAATACCCAAACATACAATGGTTTAGAAAGAGATGGTAAAACACCAACTTATGGCGGGTATTCTGATACGATTGTAGTAAGAGAAGAATTTGTACTTCATGTATCAGACAAATTAAATCTTGCTGCTGTAGCACCACTTTTATGCGCAGGTATTACTACTTATTCGCCTTTAAGACACTGGAAAGTAGGGAAAGGTCATAAATTGGCCGTATTAGGTTTAGGTGGTTTGGGCCACATGGCGGTGAAATTTGGTGTAGCTTTTGGTGCTGAAGTAACAGTATTAAGTACTTCGCCTAAAAAAGAAGAAGATGCTAAAAAATTAGGTGCACATCATTTTGTGGTAACTACCGATCCTGAGCAGGTTAAAGCAGCTAAAGGTACCTTCGATTTTATTTTGGATACGGTATCTGCTGAACATGATTTTAACATGTATCTTTCTTTATTAAGGACAAATGGTACACATATCTGTGTGGGAGTTCCACCAAAACCGGCAGAAATTGCAGCTTTCAGTTTATTGGGCGGCCGAAAAAGTTTAGCGGGATCGGGTATTGGCGGTATTGCCGAAACTCAGGAAATGCTGGATTTCTGTGCAGAAAACAATATCGTTTCAGATATCGAAATGATTGATATGAAAGATATTCACACTGCTTACGATAGGATGCAAAAGGGCGATGTACGTTACAGGTTTGTGATTGATATGGCTACATTGTAG
- the nudK gene encoding GDP-mannose pyrophosphatase NudK, producing the protein MKNINILSTQILSDNWYTLKKLSFEMTGIDGAISILEREAYDRGNGATILLYNREHKTVVLTRQFRMPTFINGNGTGYLIECCAGLLDQDNAEDCIRRETEEETGFRISQVEKVFEAYMSPGSVTELLYFFVAAYSDDMKMHDGGGLQEENEDIEVLELPFEKALEMIMSGEIKDGKTIMLLQYAQLRGLLL; encoded by the coding sequence ATGAAAAATATTAATATTCTGAGCACACAAATTCTATCCGATAATTGGTACACCCTCAAAAAACTAAGTTTTGAGATGACAGGGATTGATGGTGCCATATCAATTTTAGAGCGAGAAGCTTACGATAGGGGGAACGGAGCTACTATTTTATTGTATAACAGAGAACATAAAACAGTTGTACTTACCCGTCAGTTCAGGATGCCAACATTTATTAACGGAAATGGGACTGGTTACCTTATTGAGTGCTGCGCGGGATTGTTGGACCAGGATAATGCGGAAGATTGCATCAGAAGAGAAACTGAAGAAGAAACCGGATTTAGAATTAGTCAGGTAGAAAAAGTTTTCGAGGCTTATATGTCGCCAGGTTCGGTTACCGAACTATTATACTTTTTTGTTGCAGCATATTCAGATGATATGAAAATGCATGATGGAGGAGGACTGCAGGAAGAAAATGAAGATATAGAAGTTTTAGAATTACCCTTCGAAAAGGCATTGGAAATGATCATGTCGGGTGAGATAAAGGATGGAAAAACAATTATGCTGCTGCAGTATGCCCAGTTAAGAGGACTATTGTTATAG
- a CDS encoding DeoR/GlpR family DNA-binding transcription regulator, whose translation MTFQNRAHKILELLEAFGEVDIRRLAAEIDVSEVTVRRDLTTMAANGLLYRTHGGAMKLSELIRPVSFAHKAAVNIKAKDAICKRAAADIIDGDVIFIDCGSTAFRLCQFIKNKKIKVITNSLPVVNELQGSSITINLIGGEVDATRQAVHGTMAYEHIARYHASKAFLGLDGITAEGLYAGSEHEASNTLAMASQSDCVYMLCDASKIGKTSYLKFNDLSLVNILITNYSGAEVTKFGSKGISVFSVTV comes from the coding sequence ATGACATTTCAAAACAGAGCACATAAAATCCTCGAACTTTTAGAAGCGTTTGGCGAAGTTGACATCAGACGATTAGCAGCTGAAATTGATGTATCTGAAGTTACCGTAAGAAGAGATCTGACTACTATGGCTGCTAACGGGCTGCTCTACCGAACCCATGGCGGGGCAATGAAACTAAGTGAACTGATCAGGCCCGTTTCATTTGCCCACAAAGCGGCAGTTAATATAAAGGCGAAAGATGCGATCTGCAAAAGGGCTGCAGCAGATATTATTGATGGTGATGTTATATTTATAGACTGCGGAAGCACGGCCTTTAGGTTATGCCAGTTTATCAAAAACAAAAAAATAAAAGTAATTACCAATTCACTACCTGTAGTAAATGAGTTGCAGGGCAGCTCGATTACCATTAACCTTATTGGAGGAGAGGTTGATGCAACCAGACAAGCCGTTCATGGAACTATGGCATACGAACATATTGCCAGATACCATGCCTCGAAGGCATTTTTAGGTTTAGATGGGATTACTGCTGAAGGATTGTATGCAGGTAGTGAGCATGAGGCTTCGAATACTTTAGCTATGGCATCCCAAAGCGATTGCGTTTATATGCTCTGTGATGCCAGCAAAATAGGGAAAACATCCTATTTAAAATTTAATGATTTATCGCTCGTGAATATTTTAATTACCAACTACAGTGGGGCTGAGGTAACCAAATTTGGATCAAAAGGGATATCCGTGTTTTCGGTAACCGTTTAG
- the pyrE gene encoding orotate phosphoribosyltransferase — translation MYNKSDIELKVAEFLLQIKAIKLQPNNPFTWASGWKSPIYCDNRITLSHPQVRTYIRQKLAQAIQEEFGSVDVIAGVATAGIPQGVLVAQELGLPFIYVRAKAKEHGTGSLIEGEVVEGQRVVVIEDLISTGKSSLQAVEALRAAGLSVAGLAAIFTYGFEKADENFAAAKCRYLTLSNYAALIDYAAEHSIIAKSDMELLGKWRLNPSEWGQGQVLSSES, via the coding sequence ATGTATAATAAAAGTGATATTGAATTAAAGGTAGCGGAATTTTTATTACAGATAAAAGCAATTAAATTACAGCCAAACAATCCCTTCACTTGGGCATCGGGCTGGAAATCGCCAATTTATTGCGACAATAGAATTACCCTTTCCCACCCTCAGGTTAGAACTTACATCCGTCAGAAACTGGCACAGGCCATACAGGAAGAATTTGGTTCTGTAGATGTTATTGCAGGTGTTGCAACCGCTGGTATCCCACAGGGCGTTTTAGTAGCGCAGGAATTAGGTTTACCATTTATCTATGTAAGGGCAAAAGCTAAAGAACACGGTACCGGAAGTTTAATAGAAGGCGAAGTAGTAGAAGGCCAGCGTGTAGTGGTGATAGAAGATTTAATTTCGACCGGAAAAAGCAGCTTACAGGCTGTTGAAGCTTTAAGGGCTGCAGGTTTATCAGTAGCAGGTTTAGCTGCAATTTTTACCTATGGTTTCGAAAAAGCAGACGAAAACTTTGCCGCTGCAAAATGCCGTTACCTCACTTTATCTAATTATGCTGCTTTAATCGATTATGCTGCCGAGCACAGTATTATTGCCAAAAGCGATATGGAATTATTAGGCAAATGGCGCTTAAATCCTTCAGAATGGGGACAAGGTCAAGTTTTGAGTTCAGAGTCCTAA
- a CDS encoding SRPBCC family protein: MTVIESTVEVNKPVAEVYTFLSNMNNHQQLMPENIYNWESTEDDARFTIQNMAKLAIKISNRVENEEITAIPSEKAPFDVELKWTVADNGNGTTTAKHIISADLNMMMKMLASGPLQKLADHQTEKLKEILG, encoded by the coding sequence ATGACTGTTATAGAAAGCACAGTAGAAGTTAATAAACCGGTTGCTGAGGTTTATACTTTTCTATCCAATATGAACAATCATCAGCAATTGATGCCAGAGAACATTTACAACTGGGAATCTACTGAAGATGATGCACGATTTACCATTCAGAATATGGCGAAATTGGCCATTAAGATTTCTAACCGCGTTGAAAACGAAGAAATAACTGCAATTCCGAGTGAGAAAGCACCTTTTGATGTTGAATTAAAATGGACAGTTGCAGATAATGGAAATGGAACAACTACTGCTAAACACATCATTTCAGCTGATTTAAACATGATGATGAAGATGTTAGCATCTGGTCCTTTGCAAAAACTTGCTGATCATCAGACTGAAAAACTGAAAGAAATCTTGGGATAG
- a CDS encoding alpha-L-rhamnosidase, protein MNLRFLLVTALVFPLATISKIFAQSLTALKTEYLVNPIGLDNLNPRFTWQMNDASQGAKQTAYRILVDTDSAMLVKASGKLWNTGWVKSDDNLVIYSGQQLKPFTKYFWRVDIADRKNNKSDKTYIASFETGMMKMENWRGAWISDNENTKLKPAPYFRNTFITIKKIKSARAYIATAGLYELSINGKKIGNHRMDPMYTRFDRRTLYVTYDVTNAITKGKNAIGVLLGNGWYNHQSTAVWDFDRAPWRNRPTFCLDVRITYEDGTTETIKSGKEWKTTLSPIIFNSIYTAEHYDARLEKAGWNMPNFDDTDWKNVIYRSAPSKNVVAQAMHPIRNVEEIASKSLRKFNDTTYLFDLGRNISGVSKITLSGPAGTVIKLKHGERLYPNGHVDISNIDAHYRPTDNTDPFQTDILILNGKGVQSFMPHFNYKGFQYIEVTSSAPVQLKKEDLVGYFMHSDVPVVGDVKSSEPIINKIYYATNNSYLSNLFGYPTDCPQREKNGWTGDAQIAIETGLYGFDGITIYEKWLADHRDEQQPNGVLPSIIPTDGWGYEWGNGPDWTSTIAIIPWNVYLFYGDKKLLADCYENIRKYVNHIDETYPTGLTTWGLGDWIPVKSKSPVELTSTCYYYADVVILAKAAKILGKNDDYLKYTTLAKKIKDAFNAKYLNKQKGVYNTGIQTEMSVPLYWKIVPEEYVALVAENLAKRVEADGFHLDVGLLGTKAILNALSENGYSDIAYKVAAQKTYPSWGWWMENGATTLYENWPIDAKSDISMNHIMFGEIGAWLYKSPGGIKPDEKQPGFKHVILNPHVVEGLNSFEASHIGPYGKIISVWKRINDGIRYDIIIPANSTATINLPINSGATISVNGKTTGSNKIDLAAGKYVIEQKVGK, encoded by the coding sequence ATGAACCTCAGATTTCTCCTGGTAACTGCTTTAGTTTTTCCCCTTGCCACTATTTCCAAAATATTTGCTCAATCGCTAACTGCTTTAAAAACCGAATACCTGGTTAATCCGATTGGCTTAGACAATCTAAATCCGCGTTTTACCTGGCAAATGAACGATGCCAGCCAGGGAGCCAAACAAACAGCCTACCGCATTCTGGTTGATACCGATTCAGCAATGCTTGTTAAAGCTAGCGGAAAACTTTGGAACACAGGCTGGGTAAAATCAGATGATAACCTGGTTATTTATTCCGGGCAACAACTAAAACCTTTTACCAAATATTTCTGGCGGGTTGATATTGCAGATAGGAAAAATAACAAATCAGATAAAACCTACATTGCCAGCTTTGAAACGGGCATGATGAAAATGGAAAACTGGCGTGGCGCATGGATTTCGGATAACGAAAATACAAAACTTAAGCCTGCACCCTATTTCCGGAATACCTTTATCACAATTAAAAAAATCAAGTCAGCCAGAGCCTATATCGCTACAGCCGGATTGTACGAACTATCAATCAATGGGAAGAAAATTGGCAACCACCGTATGGACCCGATGTATACGCGTTTTGACAGGCGTACTTTATATGTTACTTACGATGTAACTAATGCCATTACAAAAGGCAAAAATGCTATTGGTGTATTGTTAGGCAATGGATGGTACAATCACCAATCAACTGCAGTCTGGGATTTCGACCGTGCCCCCTGGCGCAACAGGCCTACCTTTTGTCTTGATGTTCGCATCACTTACGAGGATGGTACAACCGAAACCATTAAATCGGGTAAAGAATGGAAAACAACTTTAAGTCCAATTATTTTTAATAGTATTTATACCGCCGAACATTACGATGCCCGTCTGGAAAAAGCAGGCTGGAACATGCCAAATTTCGACGATACAGATTGGAAAAATGTGATTTACCGTTCAGCACCATCTAAAAACGTTGTTGCACAGGCCATGCACCCCATCCGCAATGTTGAAGAAATAGCCAGCAAAAGTTTAAGAAAATTTAATGATACCACCTACCTGTTCGATCTGGGCAGGAATATTTCTGGTGTAAGTAAAATCACGCTAAGCGGTCCGGCGGGAACTGTTATTAAACTAAAACATGGCGAGCGTTTATATCCTAACGGCCATGTAGATATTTCAAACATCGATGCCCATTACCGTCCAACAGATAATACTGATCCATTTCAGACCGATATTTTAATCCTAAATGGAAAAGGTGTACAAAGTTTTATGCCGCATTTTAACTATAAAGGTTTTCAATATATAGAGGTAACCAGCTCTGCTCCTGTGCAGTTGAAAAAAGAAGATCTGGTAGGCTATTTTATGCATAGCGATGTGCCAGTGGTTGGTGATGTTAAATCTTCAGAACCGATCATTAATAAAATCTACTATGCCACCAATAATTCTTACTTATCTAATCTTTTTGGTTACCCGACCGATTGTCCGCAAAGGGAGAAAAACGGCTGGACAGGTGATGCGCAAATTGCGATAGAAACAGGGCTTTACGGGTTTGATGGCATTACCATTTACGAAAAGTGGCTGGCCGATCACCGTGATGAACAACAGCCAAACGGCGTGTTACCTTCCATTATTCCTACTGACGGCTGGGGCTACGAATGGGGCAACGGACCAGACTGGACAAGTACTATCGCCATCATTCCATGGAATGTTTACCTGTTTTATGGAGACAAAAAACTACTTGCCGATTGTTACGAAAATATCAGAAAATACGTGAACCACATTGATGAAACCTACCCAACGGGTTTAACCACCTGGGGTTTGGGCGATTGGATACCGGTAAAATCTAAATCTCCTGTAGAACTTACTTCAACCTGTTATTATTATGCAGATGTGGTAATTTTAGCCAAAGCAGCTAAAATTTTAGGTAAAAATGATGATTACCTTAAATATACGACCCTAGCTAAAAAAATAAAAGATGCTTTTAACGCCAAATACCTGAATAAACAAAAAGGCGTTTATAATACGGGTATCCAAACCGAAATGAGTGTTCCGTTATACTGGAAAATTGTACCCGAAGAATATGTTGCTTTGGTTGCTGAAAATTTGGCCAAACGTGTGGAAGCTGATGGGTTCCATTTGGATGTTGGATTATTAGGCACAAAAGCCATTTTAAATGCGCTAAGCGAAAATGGTTACAGCGATATTGCCTATAAAGTTGCGGCTCAAAAAACCTACCCAAGCTGGGGCTGGTGGATGGAAAACGGAGCCACCACTTTATACGAGAATTGGCCAATAGATGCCAAATCGGATATTTCAATGAACCATATTATGTTTGGAGAAATTGGTGCCTGGTTATACAAATCACCGGGAGGCATTAAACCAGATGAAAAACAGCCCGGCTTTAAACATGTAATACTAAATCCTCATGTGGTGGAAGGCCTGAATTCTTTCGAAGCCAGCCACATTGGTCCTTATGGGAAGATTATCAGTGTATGGAAAAGAATAAATGATGGAATTAGATATGATATCATCATTCCGGCTAACTCTACAGCAACCATAAACTTACCGATAAATTCCGGAGCAACTATTTCTGTTAATGGTAAAACTACGGGTAGTAACAAAATAGATTTAGCGGCTGGTAAGTACGTTATTGAGCAAAAAGTAGGGAAATAA
- the clpB gene encoding ATP-dependent chaperone ClpB, with the protein MNFNNFTIKAQEAVQQASEIAQGNQQQAIETAHLLKGLLTVDENVVSYVLKKLNVNLNSLNQNLDAEIAKFPKVSGSNVYLSSNANSVLQKAQTFLKEFKDEFVSVEHLLLGILAVNDSTSKLLKEQGVNEKDLKKAITELRGDNRVTDQNAEATYQALSKYARNLNEYAESGKLDPVIGRDEEIRRVIQILSRRTKNNPILIGEPGVGKTAIAEGIAFRIIKGDVPENLKSKVVYSLDMGSLIAGAKYKGEFEERLKAVVKEVTQSDGDIILFIDEIHTLVGAGGGEGAMDAANILKPALARGELRAIGATTLDEYQKYLEKDKALERRFQKVMVEEPDTQDAISILRGLKERYETHHKVRIKDEAIIAAVEMSQRYISDRFLPDKAIDLMDEAASKLRMEMDSVPEHVDALDREIMRLEIEREAIKREKDDRKVQELSEEIANLSAERDEFKAKWQGEKDLVDAVNNELEQIEHYKLEAEQAERAGDYGKVAEIRYGKIKEAQDKVEKLKADLESQQTDSRMLKEEVTADDIAGVVGRWTGIPVTKLIASEREKLLHLEEELHQRVAGQDEAIEAISDAIRRSRAGLQDKRKPIGSFIFLGTTGVGKTELAKALAEFLFNDENALTRIDMSEYQERHAVSRLIGAPPGYVGYDEGGQLTEAVRRKPYSVVLLDEIEKAHPDVFNILLQVLDDGRLTDNKGRTVNFKNTIIIMTSNIGAHLIQDNFKDLSDENRDEVIAKTKNELFEVLKQTIRPEFLNRIDELIMFTPLNRSEIRNIVSLQFKQVQQTLAEMGIEMDASDEALDWLAQLGYDPQFGARPLKRVIQKRILNELSKEILAGKIDKDSKIKLDMFDHKFVFLNQNID; encoded by the coding sequence ATGAACTTCAACAATTTTACCATAAAAGCCCAGGAAGCAGTTCAACAGGCTTCTGAAATAGCCCAAGGCAATCAGCAACAGGCTATTGAAACGGCACACCTGCTTAAAGGTCTGCTTACTGTTGATGAAAACGTGGTTTCTTATGTTTTAAAGAAACTGAACGTTAACCTTAATTCACTAAATCAAAACTTAGATGCAGAGATTGCCAAATTCCCGAAAGTGAGTGGAAGTAATGTCTATCTGTCATCAAATGCCAATAGCGTTTTACAGAAAGCACAAACATTTTTAAAAGAGTTTAAGGATGAATTTGTCTCTGTAGAGCATTTATTATTAGGCATCTTAGCCGTTAATGATAGCACCTCGAAATTATTAAAAGAACAAGGCGTTAACGAGAAAGACCTTAAAAAAGCCATTACAGAACTACGTGGTGATAACCGGGTAACCGATCAAAATGCTGAAGCTACTTATCAGGCCTTAAGTAAATACGCCAGGAATTTAAACGAATATGCCGAGAGCGGAAAACTGGATCCGGTAATTGGCCGTGATGAAGAAATCCGTCGCGTGATCCAGATTTTATCACGAAGAACCAAAAACAACCCGATTTTAATTGGTGAGCCTGGTGTGGGTAAAACAGCCATTGCAGAGGGAATTGCCTTCAGGATTATTAAAGGTGATGTGCCTGAAAACCTGAAAAGCAAAGTGGTTTATTCTCTTGATATGGGTTCGCTTATTGCCGGTGCAAAATACAAAGGCGAGTTCGAAGAACGCTTAAAAGCTGTAGTTAAAGAAGTTACACAGAGCGATGGTGATATTATTCTGTTTATTGACGAGATCCACACTTTGGTAGGTGCTGGCGGTGGCGAAGGCGCGATGGATGCAGCGAATATTTTAAAACCTGCCCTTGCCAGAGGAGAGTTACGTGCCATTGGTGCAACTACTTTGGACGAGTACCAGAAATATTTAGAAAAAGATAAAGCATTGGAGCGTCGTTTCCAGAAAGTAATGGTTGAAGAACCTGATACCCAGGATGCCATTTCTATCCTTCGTGGCTTAAAAGAACGTTACGAAACCCACCATAAAGTAAGGATTAAAGATGAGGCCATTATTGCGGCTGTAGAAATGAGTCAGCGCTATATTTCAGACCGTTTCTTACCAGATAAGGCCATCGATTTAATGGACGAGGCGGCATCTAAACTGCGCATGGAAATGGACAGTGTGCCAGAACATGTTGATGCTTTAGACCGTGAGATTATGCGTTTAGAAATTGAACGCGAAGCCATTAAACGCGAAAAAGATGATAGAAAAGTTCAGGAACTTTCAGAAGAAATTGCCAATTTATCAGCAGAACGTGATGAATTTAAAGCGAAATGGCAAGGAGAAAAAGACCTTGTAGACGCGGTAAATAATGAATTAGAGCAGATTGAGCATTATAAATTAGAGGCCGAACAAGCTGAACGTGCCGGAGATTATGGCAAAGTGGCTGAAATCCGTTATGGAAAAATTAAAGAGGCTCAGGATAAAGTTGAAAAGCTTAAAGCCGATTTAGAAAGCCAGCAAACTGATAGCCGAATGCTGAAAGAAGAAGTTACGGCTGATGATATTGCAGGTGTGGTTGGTCGTTGGACAGGTATTCCGGTTACGAAACTGATTGCCAGTGAGCGCGAAAAATTGCTTCACTTAGAAGAAGAGTTACATCAGCGCGTGGCTGGTCAGGACGAAGCAATTGAAGCCATTTCTGATGCCATCCGCCGCTCGCGTGCAGGCTTACAGGATAAACGTAAACCAATTGGCTCTTTCATCTTTTTAGGTACTACCGGTGTGGGTAAAACGGAGCTTGCAAAAGCCCTTGCCGAATTTTTATTCAACGATGAAAATGCACTCACCCGTATTGATATGAGTGAATACCAGGAGCGCCATGCCGTGTCACGGTTAATTGGAGCGCCTCCGGGATATGTTGGTTATGATGAAGGTGGGCAGTTAACCGAGGCCGTTAGACGTAAACCTTACTCAGTGGTATTGCTTGATGAGATCGAAAAAGCACATCCGGATGTATTTAATATTCTGTTACAGGTATTGGATGACGGACGTTTAACTGATAATAAAGGTAGAACGGTTAATTTTAAAAATACCATCATTATCATGACCTCGAATATCGGCGCACATTTAATTCAGGATAATTTTAAAGATTTAAGCGACGAAAACCGCGATGAGGTAATTGCCAAAACCAAAAACGAATTGTTTGAGGTATTGAAACAGACCATTCGTCCGGAGTTTTTGAACAGGATTGATGAGCTGATTATGTTTACCCCGTTAAACCGTAGCGAAATCAGGAATATTGTAAGCCTACAGTTTAAACAAGTACAGCAAACATTGGCAGAAATGGGTATAGAGATGGATGCCAGTGATGAAGCTTTAGACTGGCTGGCACAATTGGGTTACGATCCTCAGTTTGGTGCAAGACCGTTAAAAAGGGTAATCCAAAAAAGAATCTTAAATGAGCTTTCTAAAGAGATATTGGCGGGTAAGATAGATAAAGACAGCAAAATTAAGTTAGATATGTTCGATCATAAGTTTGTGTTCCTGAACCAAAACATTGATTAA